The Flavobacterium commune genome contains a region encoding:
- a CDS encoding NADH-quinone oxidoreductase subunit N: MNTLIAIIGLGILCLLFEIFDARKAIIPIVVIGLLAILGLDISEFNNPNSYYNNMLVVGKFSSGFSGLFIILTIFLVSLSHKFYENHQTKISDFIAIKIFLLAGAVAMVSFGNLAMFFLGIEVLSIALYVLASSNRLSIKSNEAGLKYFLMGSFASGIILFGICLIYGAMGSFDVTEISELSRSAELPIWFPIGIVLVFIGMLFKIAAVPFHFWAPDVYEGSPALTTALMSTLAKVVAIATLYKLVKTMNADISPAFQLIIVIVSIASMTVGNIMALRQINVKRMLAFSGISHAGFMLMTLLSISKSSGTLLYYTSAYALAGIAAFAVILYVCKTKENEDITNFHGLGKNNPLMAAILTASLLSMAGIPVFGGFFAKLFLFNQAIQAEFIALVIIGVINSIISVGYYFKLILAMYTKEPNETKIPTPTVYYAVAVVAIVLNIALGLFPSLVLDLL; this comes from the coding sequence ATGAATACATTAATAGCAATAATAGGATTAGGTATTTTATGCCTTTTATTTGAAATTTTTGATGCTAGAAAAGCAATTATTCCAATAGTTGTTATTGGTTTATTGGCTATACTTGGTTTAGACATCTCTGAATTCAACAACCCTAATAGTTACTATAACAACATGCTTGTTGTGGGTAAATTTTCGTCGGGATTTTCAGGATTATTTATCATACTAACCATTTTCTTAGTAAGTTTGAGCCATAAATTCTACGAAAATCATCAAACTAAAATCTCCGATTTTATTGCCATAAAAATATTCCTGCTTGCAGGAGCTGTAGCTATGGTTTCTTTTGGAAATTTAGCAATGTTCTTTTTAGGAATCGAAGTTTTGTCAATTGCTTTATATGTTTTGGCATCAAGCAACCGATTGAGCATTAAAAGTAATGAGGCCGGATTGAAATATTTCCTGATGGGTTCTTTTGCTTCGGGAATTATCCTTTTTGGTATCTGTTTAATTTACGGAGCTATGGGAAGCTTTGATGTAACTGAAATTAGCGAATTATCCCGTTCAGCCGAATTGCCAATTTGGTTTCCAATTGGAATTGTGCTAGTATTTATCGGAATGCTTTTCAAAATTGCAGCTGTACCGTTCCACTTCTGGGCACCGGATGTTTACGAAGGTTCTCCTGCTTTGACTACTGCTTTAATGAGTACTTTGGCAAAAGTGGTGGCTATTGCTACCTTATACAAATTGGTTAAAACAATGAATGCCGATATTTCTCCAGCATTTCAGTTGATTATTGTAATTGTATCTATTGCTTCGATGACAGTTGGAAATATCATGGCTTTACGCCAAATCAACGTAAAACGTATGTTGGCTTTTTCCGGAATCTCACACGCCGGATTTATGTTAATGACTTTACTAAGTATCTCAAAATCATCTGGAACATTATTATATTACACTTCCGCTTATGCACTGGCAGGAATCGCAGCTTTTGCAGTAATTTTATACGTTTGTAAAACCAAAGAAAACGAAGATATTACTAATTTTCATGGTTTAGGAAAAAATAATCCTTTGATGGCAGCTATCTTAACAGCTTCATTATTATCAATGGCTGGAATCCCTGTTTTTGGAGGTTTCTTTGCCAAACTGTTTTTATTCAATCAGGCAATTCAGGCAGAATTTATTGCATTAGTAATAATCGGTGTCATCAATTCCATCATCAGTGTAGGTTACTATTTCAAACTAATTTTAGCTATGTACACTAAAGAACCAAACGAAACTAAAATACCAACTCCAACAGTTTATTATGCCGTTGCTGTAGTTGCAATTGTTTTAAATATTGCTTTAGGGTTATTCCCATCCTTAGTATTGGATTTATTGTAA
- a CDS encoding DsbA family oxidoreductase codes for MENKLKIQIWSDIMCPFCYIGKRRLENAISQFGHQDAIEIEWKSFQLDPNFIASDDDNLVEHLAEKYRKDKDWAIEMLENMTQNAANSGLEFHFEKSVMANSLNAHRLLHLAKKQNLGSELKELLFKAYFTDGKDVNNKETLKQLGIQVGLNVDKVDEVLNSNSFTREVEEDMQMAQKIGVQGVPFFVFDNKYAISGAQHVETFVKTLEKVWEEGQFESKITILNATSADSCGIDGCN; via the coding sequence ATGGAAAACAAACTTAAAATACAAATCTGGTCGGATATTATGTGTCCGTTTTGTTATATTGGAAAAAGAAGATTAGAAAATGCAATCTCACAATTTGGCCATCAGGATGCAATAGAAATCGAATGGAAAAGTTTCCAGTTAGATCCTAATTTCATAGCATCAGATGATGATAATTTAGTCGAACATCTTGCCGAAAAATACAGAAAAGATAAAGATTGGGCTATCGAAATGTTAGAAAACATGACACAGAATGCTGCCAATTCTGGATTAGAATTTCATTTTGAGAAATCGGTTATGGCTAATTCATTAAATGCACATCGCTTATTGCATCTGGCAAAAAAACAAAATTTAGGTTCTGAACTAAAAGAATTGCTTTTTAAAGCTTATTTTACAGATGGTAAAGATGTAAATAATAAGGAAACCTTAAAACAACTAGGAATTCAGGTTGGTCTTAATGTCGATAAAGTTGATGAAGTCCTAAACTCCAATTCATTCACCAGAGAAGTTGAAGAAGACATGCAAATGGCTCAAAAAATCGGAGTTCAGGGTGTTCCTTTCTTTGTTTTCGATAATAAGTACGCCATTTCAGGAGCACAGCATGTGGAAACATTTGTAAAAACACTGGAAAAAGTTTGGGAAGAAGGACAATTCGAATCAAAAATTACTATCTTGAACGCTACTTCAGCGGACAGCTGTGGTATTGATGGTTGTAATTAA
- a CDS encoding Gfo/Idh/MocA family protein — protein MSAINKENTIIRWGIIGCGDVTEKKSGPAYQKTKGFEIVAVMRRDAEKAADYAKRHGIKKYYSDADALINDPEIDAVYIATPPDSHKLYGLKVAEAGKICCIEKPLAPSYEDSKAIYEAFKQKQIPLFVAYYRRSLPRFDQIKKWLEANSIGAIRHINWHLSKPASPQDLSGLYNWRTDAAIAKGGYFDDLASHGLDLFNYLLGNIKEVSGISINQQNLYSSKDALVACWLHESGITGTGSWNFGTATREDKVIIYGSQGSIEFSIFDETPVILSNENGKIELFIEHPENVQLHHVQQMKDQLSDQGIHPSNGESATHTSWVMDRIINVL, from the coding sequence ATGAGTGCTATAAATAAAGAAAACACAATAATTCGTTGGGGAATCATCGGTTGTGGCGATGTAACCGAAAAAAAAAGCGGCCCTGCTTACCAAAAAACGAAAGGATTCGAAATTGTTGCCGTAATGCGACGCGATGCCGAAAAAGCAGCCGATTATGCTAAAAGACATGGTATAAAAAAATACTATTCGGATGCTGATGCTCTTATCAACGATCCTGAAATCGATGCAGTTTATATAGCTACTCCTCCCGATTCACATAAATTGTACGGATTAAAAGTTGCCGAAGCCGGTAAAATCTGTTGCATCGAAAAACCTTTGGCTCCAAGTTATGAAGACAGCAAAGCCATTTACGAAGCATTTAAACAAAAACAGATTCCGCTTTTTGTAGCTTACTATCGACGCAGTTTACCCCGTTTTGATCAAATAAAAAAATGGCTGGAAGCCAATAGTATTGGAGCAATCCGTCATATTAACTGGCATTTGAGTAAACCCGCTTCTCCACAGGATTTATCAGGTTTATACAATTGGCGTACCGATGCTGCAATTGCTAAAGGAGGCTATTTTGATGACTTAGCCAGCCACGGATTAGACTTATTCAATTATCTGTTGGGGAATATTAAAGAAGTATCCGGAATAAGCATTAATCAACAAAATTTATATTCGTCCAAAGATGCTCTTGTAGCATGCTGGCTGCATGAAAGCGGAATTACAGGAACAGGAAGTTGGAACTTTGGTACTGCAACCCGAGAAGACAAAGTAATTATTTATGGAAGTCAGGGAAGCATTGAGTTTTCAATTTTTGATGAAACTCCTGTGATTCTTTCAAACGAAAATGGAAAAATCGAACTTTTTATTGAACACCCTGAAAACGTTCAGCTTCATCATGTTCAACAAATGAAAGATCAATTATCAGACCAGGGAATTCACCCTTCTAACGGAGAATCGGCCACACATACCAGCTGGGTTATGGATAGAATTATTAATGTGTTATAA
- a CDS encoding AraC family transcriptional regulator — MKSNLPTLKIIEPSFGSSFTLTKYDINYNSHFWHYHPEIELIFVNGGAGKRQVGSHISYYTNGDLTLIGSNLPHCGFTDELTGNKNEIVIQMKPDFLGEHFFEIPEMVNIKNLLQQAKSGITFGGKTKRKIGKKIGKMEDQTPFERLLTIIEIFNYLELATEDATVLNAEGFRMEMQVQDNERINYIFNYVKDNFKEHIKLEDIAEKVSMTVPSFCRYFKKITHKTFTKFVNDYRLVHACKLLAEKPISISAIAFESGFNNFSHFNKTFKEFTGKNASEYRHELKSFLE; from the coding sequence ATGAAATCCAACCTGCCAACACTCAAAATTATAGAACCTTCCTTTGGAAGTTCGTTTACATTAACCAAATACGATATCAATTACAATTCACATTTTTGGCACTATCACCCGGAGATTGAATTGATATTTGTAAATGGTGGAGCCGGAAAACGTCAGGTAGGAAGTCATATTTCTTACTACACCAATGGCGATTTGACTTTAATAGGCAGTAATTTGCCGCATTGTGGTTTTACTGATGAACTAACCGGAAATAAAAACGAAATTGTTATCCAAATGAAACCCGACTTTCTGGGAGAACACTTTTTTGAGATTCCGGAAATGGTCAACATCAAAAACTTATTACAACAGGCTAAATCAGGAATCACTTTTGGAGGAAAAACCAAAAGAAAAATTGGGAAGAAAATTGGAAAAATGGAAGACCAAACTCCCTTTGAACGTTTATTGACTATTATAGAAATCTTCAATTATTTGGAATTAGCCACCGAAGATGCCACAGTATTGAATGCCGAAGGTTTTCGAATGGAAATGCAGGTACAGGATAACGAACGAATCAATTATATTTTTAATTACGTAAAAGACAATTTTAAAGAACATATAAAACTCGAAGATATTGCCGAAAAAGTAAGCATGACCGTACCTTCATTTTGTCGTTATTTCAAAAAAATAACCCATAAAACCTTTACTAAATTCGTCAATGACTACCGATTGGTTCATGCCTGTAAATTATTAGCAGAAAAACCCATCAGCATATCAGCAATAGCTTTTGAAAGTGGTTTTAATAATTTCAGTCATTTTAATAAAACATTTAAAGAATTCACCGGCAAAAATGCTTCGGAATACAGACATGAGTTGAAATCGTTTTTAGAGTAA
- a CDS encoding Y-family DNA polymerase, producing the protein MYALVDCNNFYASCERVFQPEFNGKPIAILSNNDGCVISRSYEAKAAGIPMGAPAFQIKDLVKEKNVKLFSSNYALYGDLSRRVMTILNQFTPNVEIYSIDEAFLNFDGLTIPDYHDYGLQMKTRVRKWIGIPTCIGFAETKALSKVANKIAKKFPDRTQGVYVIDSEEKRIKALKWTQIEDVWGIGYRMTKKVKLRNINTAFDFIQPQHEAWIKKEMGVTGLRLKAELEGKSVLELEPIAEQKKSIAITRSFPKQISDFDLLRERITTFAAVCAEKLRRQKSCCHTIIVMLVIDKHSVKTSQYYFNKAITLPYSTNSTLTIANTAIELLKQIHRGNEHLKFKKAGVIVSELIGENQKQFQLFEEENPKHLALMKAMDSLNTKIGDTKVKLASQNLNLTWNMNQNHLSPKYTTKFKDILEIRCE; encoded by the coding sequence ATGTATGCTTTAGTCGATTGTAATAATTTCTATGCTTCCTGCGAACGTGTTTTCCAACCCGAATTCAACGGTAAGCCTATTGCGATTTTATCCAACAACGATGGCTGTGTGATTTCCAGAAGTTATGAAGCCAAAGCAGCCGGCATTCCTATGGGTGCGCCTGCTTTCCAAATTAAAGATTTGGTAAAGGAGAAAAACGTAAAACTCTTTTCGTCTAATTACGCACTCTATGGCGATTTAAGCCGCCGTGTAATGACAATCCTGAACCAGTTTACACCCAATGTGGAGATTTACAGTATAGACGAAGCTTTCCTGAACTTTGACGGATTAACTATTCCTGATTACCACGATTATGGTCTCCAAATGAAGACTCGTGTTCGAAAATGGATTGGAATTCCTACCTGTATCGGATTTGCAGAAACCAAAGCCCTATCGAAAGTAGCGAATAAAATAGCCAAAAAATTCCCAGACAGAACCCAAGGAGTTTATGTAATCGATTCGGAAGAAAAACGTATCAAAGCTTTAAAATGGACCCAAATTGAAGATGTTTGGGGCATTGGCTACCGAATGACTAAAAAAGTAAAATTAAGAAACATCAATACAGCATTCGATTTCATACAACCACAACACGAAGCTTGGATAAAAAAAGAAATGGGTGTAACCGGTCTTCGATTAAAAGCAGAACTGGAAGGGAAATCGGTTTTAGAGTTAGAACCTATTGCCGAACAAAAGAAAAGCATTGCCATCACCCGTAGTTTTCCCAAACAAATCTCCGATTTTGATTTACTCCGGGAACGCATCACTACTTTTGCAGCTGTTTGCGCGGAGAAATTACGCCGCCAAAAATCCTGTTGCCATACTATAATAGTAATGCTCGTTATTGACAAACATAGCGTAAAGACATCCCAATACTATTTTAACAAAGCAATCACTTTGCCCTATTCAACCAATTCGACGTTGACCATTGCCAATACAGCCATCGAATTACTGAAACAAATACACCGGGGCAACGAACATTTGAAATTTAAAAAAGCAGGGGTTATTGTTAGCGAACTCATTGGCGAAAACCAGAAACAGTTTCAATTGTTTGAAGAAGAAAACCCAAAGCATTTGGCACTGATGAAAGCAATGGATAGTCTGAACACTAAAATTGGCGATACCAAAGTAAAATTGGCCAGCCAAAATTTAAATTTGACCTGGAACATGAATCAGAATCATTTATCTCCAAAATACACCACAAAATTTAAAGATATTCTCGAAATACGATGCGAATGA
- a CDS encoding LexA family protein has translation MRMKKDQKLSFHKPDYESELRIPFIPDGVSAGFPSPAADFMENNIDLNKELSENPLATFYIKVKGNSMIDAGINDKDVLIVDRSIEPQDNKIAICFIDGEFTVKRIKLEKDCLYLMPENSSYSPIKVTEENQLIIWGIVTYVIKKM, from the coding sequence ATGCGAATGAAAAAAGACCAAAAACTCAGCTTCCATAAACCGGATTACGAAAGTGAACTGCGAATTCCTTTCATCCCTGATGGTGTTTCGGCAGGATTTCCTTCTCCCGCAGCTGATTTTATGGAGAACAATATCGATTTGAATAAAGAGTTGAGCGAAAATCCCTTAGCCACCTTTTATATTAAGGTAAAAGGAAATTCGATGATTGACGCCGGCATCAACGACAAGGACGTATTGATTGTCGATCGAAGTATTGAACCGCAGGACAACAAAATTGCTATTTGTTTTATCGATGGAGAATTTACCGTAAAACGCATTAAACTTGAAAAAGACTGCCTCTACCTGATGCCCGAAAATAGCAGTTACAGCCCCATAAAAGTCACCGAAGAAAACCAACTCATCATTTGGGGAATTGTAACTTATGTGATAAAAAAAATGTAA
- a CDS encoding porin family protein: MKKLFFTAMAVLAFGLANAQSQVSKGSWLIEANTGFGEKVGNTSMGLWSENGQTDYNIGAEAGYFVDDKLALKFGLGFGETSFYDDAFGEYYSANSFAYKLGLKYYAAGKFPLELSYNGVNYEDFDENPSYLGLQGGYAIFLNKNVSIEPGIRYNVSLNDDYYDDVFQLNIGFALHF, translated from the coding sequence ATGAAAAAATTATTTTTTACAGCTATGGCTGTTTTAGCATTTGGTTTAGCCAATGCACAATCGCAGGTTTCTAAAGGAAGTTGGTTAATTGAAGCAAACACTGGTTTTGGTGAAAAAGTTGGAAATACTTCAATGGGTTTATGGTCTGAAAATGGTCAAACAGATTATAATATTGGAGCTGAAGCAGGATATTTTGTTGATGATAAATTAGCTTTAAAATTCGGGTTAGGATTTGGTGAGACTTCTTTTTACGATGATGCTTTTGGTGAATATTACTCTGCAAATAGCTTTGCTTACAAATTAGGACTGAAGTATTATGCTGCAGGTAAATTCCCTTTAGAACTTTCTTATAATGGAGTGAATTATGAAGATTTCGATGAAAACCCTTCCTATTTAGGTTTACAGGGAGGTTATGCTATTTTTTTAAATAAAAACGTATCAATCGAGCCAGGAATTCGTTATAATGTATCGTTAAACGATGATTATTATGATGATGTTTTTCAATTAAACATCGGATTTGCATTACACTTCTAA
- a CDS encoding GNAT family N-acetyltransferase: MKPEFENIPLVKNEEEQQFEITIEGHKAFIVYKEQPHVISLIHTEVEPELEGKGAATAVIEKTLAYIEDNNYKLIPLCPLVFAYIKRHPEWKRIVDESFHGFKFL; this comes from the coding sequence ATGAAACCAGAATTCGAAAATATTCCTCTTGTCAAAAACGAAGAAGAGCAGCAGTTTGAAATTACTATTGAAGGACATAAAGCCTTTATCGTTTACAAAGAACAACCCCATGTTATTTCTTTAATCCACACCGAAGTAGAACCCGAATTGGAAGGAAAAGGCGCGGCTACAGCTGTAATTGAAAAAACATTGGCTTATATTGAAGACAATAATTACAAACTTATTCCGCTTTGTCCGTTAGTGTTTGCTTACATCAAAAGACATCCGGAATGGAAACGCATTGTTGATGAAAGTTTTCATGGATTCAAATTTTTATAA
- a CDS encoding sodium/sugar symporter: MSSSLEFADYAVFIIYFLIVSVYGYIIYRKREKNEHDAKAYFLAEGTLTWWAIGASLIASNISAEQFIGMSGEGFFLGIAVAAYEWVAAIALIIIAIWFIPVYLKNKIYTMPQFLKTRYNETTALIMAVFWLFLYVFVNLTSILYLGAVAINGLAGGDFLHVIMLGLAVFALIISLGGMKVVAYTDVIQVAVLIIGGLVTSYIALTTVGEYFGVGKDAIAGFNVLMEKAPEHFKMIIPRPTATSTQLEIDKYLTFPGMLSYLAGIWIINLNYWGCNQYITQRALGADLTTARTGILFAGLLKLLMPVIVMLPGIAAYVLYQGGHLPQLVGGKDGAYSAMLTFLPTGLKGLSVAALTAAIVASLAGKVNSISTIYTLDVHKKYIQKNASDRAQVNIGRYAVFASMVLAVLFTWNDVLGIGGVGGFTYIQKYTGFISPGVFAMFFLGMFWKRTTGTAAIVGVIAGFLLSVLFNEYAPAMFGNETLLYTAWPNGKGGFEIPFHICMGLSFAFTMLLMIGISFAGPKVNPKAFELDTEMFKVKPQTTVLIIITLLIIAALYVKFW; encoded by the coding sequence ATGAGCTCAAGTCTCGAATTTGCAGATTATGCAGTATTTATAATCTACTTTTTAATTGTATCGGTTTATGGATACATTATCTATCGCAAACGCGAAAAAAACGAACATGATGCTAAGGCGTATTTCTTAGCCGAAGGAACATTAACATGGTGGGCTATTGGAGCTTCGTTAATTGCTTCTAACATTTCAGCTGAGCAGTTTATCGGAATGAGTGGGGAAGGATTCTTCTTAGGAATTGCTGTAGCTGCTTACGAATGGGTTGCTGCTATCGCGTTGATTATTATTGCAATTTGGTTTATTCCTGTTTATTTGAAAAACAAGATTTACACCATGCCACAATTCTTAAAAACAAGATACAACGAAACTACAGCTTTGATTATGGCTGTTTTCTGGTTGTTTTTGTATGTTTTTGTGAACTTAACCTCTATTTTATATTTAGGAGCTGTTGCCATTAACGGATTAGCAGGAGGAGATTTTCTTCATGTTATTATGTTAGGATTGGCTGTTTTTGCTTTGATTATCTCTCTTGGTGGTATGAAAGTGGTTGCTTATACCGACGTTATTCAGGTGGCTGTATTAATCATTGGAGGTTTGGTGACTTCTTATATCGCTCTAACAACAGTAGGAGAATATTTTGGTGTTGGTAAAGATGCTATCGCAGGATTCAACGTATTGATGGAAAAAGCTCCTGAGCATTTCAAAATGATTATTCCAAGGCCAACGGCTACTTCTACACAGTTAGAAATTGATAAATACCTTACTTTTCCGGGAATGTTGTCTTATTTAGCAGGTATCTGGATTATCAATCTGAACTATTGGGGATGTAACCAATACATCACTCAAAGAGCTCTTGGAGCTGATTTAACAACGGCTCGTACAGGTATTTTGTTTGCAGGATTATTAAAATTATTAATGCCTGTAATTGTAATGTTACCGGGTATTGCTGCTTACGTTTTATATCAGGGAGGACACTTACCACAATTAGTCGGTGGAAAAGACGGAGCTTATTCGGCTATGTTAACTTTCTTACCAACAGGATTAAAAGGATTATCAGTTGCGGCTTTAACTGCTGCTATCGTGGCTTCGTTAGCGGGTAAAGTAAACAGTATTTCGACTATTTATACTTTAGACGTTCACAAAAAGTACATTCAAAAAAATGCTTCCGACAGAGCTCAGGTAAACATTGGTCGTTATGCCGTTTTTGCTTCTATGGTTTTGGCTGTATTGTTTACATGGAATGATGTTCTAGGAATCGGTGGAGTAGGTGGATTTACCTATATCCAAAAATACACAGGATTTATTAGCCCTGGAGTATTTGCTATGTTCTTCTTAGGGATGTTCTGGAAAAGAACTACAGGTACAGCGGCTATTGTTGGGGTAATTGCAGGTTTCTTATTGTCAGTTTTATTCAACGAATACGCTCCGGCTATGTTTGGAAACGAAACGTTATTGTACACAGCCTGGCCAAATGGTAAAGGTGGTTTCGAAATTCCGTTTCACATTTGTATGGGATTATCATTTGCCTTTACAATGTTGTTAATGATTGGAATCAGTTTTGCCGGACCAAAAGTGAATCCTAAAGCTTTTGAATTGGATACTGAAATGTTCAAAGTAAAACCTCAAACTACAGTATTAATTATTATTACTTTATTAATTATCGCTGCTTTGTACGTGAAGTTCTGGTAA
- the galE gene encoding UDP-glucose 4-epimerase GalE, with protein MKILVTGGLGFIGSHTVVELQNEGFEVVVIDNLSNSSEDVLKGIEAITGKKPLFEKLDLREKSVVQDFFKRHSDVNGVIHFAASKAVGESVGNPLLYYENNINSLVYLLQELEKKESANFIFSSSCTVYGQAETMPINEDSAIQPAMSPYGNTKQIGEEIITDVAKVSGINAVLLRYFNPIGAHPSVEIGELPIGVPQNLVPFITQTGIGLRKELMVYGNDYPTPDGTCIRDYIHVVDLAKAHVIALQRLLNKKNEEKVETFNLGTGVGSSVLEVINAFEKVSGKKLAYQIVDRREGDVTLAYANTDKANKVLGWKTQLSLEQAMESAWKWEQKIRS; from the coding sequence ATGAAAATACTTGTTACGGGAGGTTTAGGTTTCATAGGTTCGCATACAGTAGTCGAATTGCAAAACGAAGGTTTTGAGGTGGTTGTTATTGATAATTTATCCAATTCATCTGAAGACGTTTTAAAAGGAATTGAAGCTATAACAGGGAAAAAACCACTTTTTGAAAAACTGGATTTAAGAGAGAAATCGGTAGTTCAGGATTTTTTCAAACGCCATTCGGATGTAAATGGAGTAATCCATTTTGCAGCTTCAAAGGCAGTAGGAGAGAGTGTGGGGAATCCTTTGTTATACTACGAAAACAACATCAATTCGTTGGTGTATTTGCTTCAGGAATTAGAGAAAAAAGAAAGTGCTAACTTTATTTTTAGCTCTTCTTGTACGGTTTATGGTCAAGCCGAAACAATGCCTATCAATGAGGATTCTGCTATTCAACCTGCGATGTCTCCTTATGGAAATACCAAACAAATAGGAGAAGAAATTATTACTGATGTAGCTAAAGTAAGTGGTATCAATGCTGTTTTATTGCGTTATTTTAATCCAATTGGTGCTCATCCATCGGTTGAAATTGGTGAATTGCCAATAGGTGTTCCGCAAAATTTAGTACCATTTATTACTCAAACAGGAATTGGTTTGCGTAAAGAATTAATGGTTTATGGTAATGATTATCCAACGCCGGACGGAACTTGTATTCGCGATTACATTCATGTAGTTGATTTAGCTAAAGCGCATGTTATTGCCCTGCAACGATTATTGAATAAAAAGAACGAAGAAAAAGTAGAAACTTTTAATCTGGGAACCGGAGTAGGAAGTTCAGTATTAGAAGTGATCAATGCTTTCGAAAAAGTAAGCGGCAAAAAATTAGCTTACCAAATCGTTGACAGAAGAGAAGGTGATGTTACTTTGGCTTACGCCAATACGGATAAGGCTAATAAAGTACTGGGCTGGAAAACCCAATTAAGTCTGGAACAAGCGATGGAAAGTGCTTGGAAATGGGAACAAAAAATCAGAAGCTAA
- a CDS encoding UDP-glucose--hexose-1-phosphate uridylyltransferase, with protein MRKFDINEDPHRRYNPLINEWVLVSPHRSKRPWQGQKEAVNTVALPEYDPECYLCAGNVRANGEVNPAYESSFVFENDFAALKQEPIDFGGNEEGSFFKAQPERGISRVVCFSPRHDLTLPEMDVDGIVNIIHTWQKEYTDLGNVDYINHVQIFENKGSVMGCSNPHPHGQIWAQSSLPTQVEKTQNNLKAYFEKNGTNLLQDYLKEELKVKERVVVENDHFAAIVPFWAIWPFETMIVSKRHITKITDFTEDEVAAFAVILKQLTTKYDNLFETSFPYSSGIHQAPTDGEEHPEWQFHMHFYPPLLRSASVKKFMVGYEMMGESQRDITPEKSAEMLRNLSEVHYKQK; from the coding sequence ATGAGAAAGTTTGATATCAACGAAGATCCGCATAGAAGATATAATCCTTTGATTAATGAATGGGTTTTAGTTTCACCACATCGTTCAAAAAGACCTTGGCAAGGACAAAAAGAAGCGGTAAATACTGTTGCGTTGCCAGAATATGATCCCGAATGTTATTTATGTGCCGGAAATGTTCGTGCTAATGGCGAAGTAAATCCAGCTTACGAAAGCAGTTTTGTTTTCGAAAATGACTTTGCTGCGCTTAAACAAGAACCAATTGATTTTGGTGGAAATGAAGAAGGAAGTTTCTTCAAGGCACAACCAGAAAGAGGAATCTCGAGGGTGGTTTGTTTTTCACCAAGACATGATTTGACTTTACCGGAAATGGATGTGGATGGTATTGTGAATATTATTCATACCTGGCAAAAAGAATACACTGATTTAGGTAATGTTGATTACATCAATCACGTGCAGATTTTTGAAAATAAAGGAAGTGTAATGGGATGTAGTAATCCGCATCCACACGGACAAATCTGGGCTCAGTCTTCATTGCCAACACAGGTTGAGAAAACGCAAAATAACCTGAAAGCTTATTTTGAAAAAAATGGAACTAATCTTTTACAGGATTATCTAAAAGAAGAATTAAAAGTAAAAGAACGTGTGGTTGTTGAAAACGATCATTTTGCAGCAATTGTTCCTTTCTGGGCAATCTGGCCTTTCGAAACTATGATTGTAAGCAAACGTCATATTACTAAAATCACTGATTTTACTGAAGATGAGGTAGCTGCTTTTGCTGTTATTTTGAAACAATTAACAACAAAATACGATAATCTTTTCGAAACTTCATTCCCTTATTCTTCAGGAATCCACCAGGCTCCAACAGATGGTGAAGAGCATCCGGAATGGCAGTTTCACATGCATTTTTACCCACCATTGTTGCGTTCGGCTTCAGTGAAAAAATTCATGGTAGGTTATGAGATGATGGGAGAATCTCAAAGAGATATTACACCAGAGAAGAGTGCCGAAATGTTGAGAAATTTATCTGAGGTACATTACAAACAAAAATAA